The following are encoded together in the Roseobacter denitrificans OCh 114 genome:
- a CDS encoding carbon-nitrogen hydrolase family protein — translation MKIATSAYPLDFLSSWAQYEDKIAAWVSQAAGQNVDLAVFPEYGAMELATLAGASVAADLEQSLKAVSDRLADADALHKKLAVEYGMHILAASGPALTATRPVNRARLFTPQGSVGVQDKQIMTRFERETWDVIGGGPLQVFDTSIGRIGILICYDCEFPLLGRALADCHILLVPSCTETLAGYWRVRIGAMARALEMQCVSVMSSVVGMVEWSEAVDISTGAGGVFAPPDRGFPQTGVVSIGALDAAGWTMADIDLQSIQHVREDGIVLGRKHWTEQSGRDAPAPIVDLR, via the coding sequence ATGAAAATTGCGACTTCTGCCTATCCTTTGGATTTCCTGTCATCCTGGGCGCAGTACGAAGATAAAATTGCCGCTTGGGTGTCTCAGGCCGCCGGGCAAAACGTGGATCTGGCGGTCTTCCCGGAGTATGGAGCGATGGAACTTGCAACCCTCGCCGGCGCCTCCGTCGCAGCAGATCTGGAACAATCGCTCAAGGCGGTGTCGGATCGGCTGGCGGATGCGGACGCTTTGCACAAAAAACTGGCGGTCGAATACGGCATGCACATCCTTGCGGCCTCGGGTCCCGCGCTGACGGCGACGCGCCCGGTCAACCGCGCCCGTCTGTTTACCCCGCAAGGCAGCGTCGGCGTGCAGGACAAGCAGATCATGACCCGGTTTGAACGTGAAACATGGGATGTGATCGGCGGTGGCCCGCTGCAGGTGTTTGACACATCCATTGGCCGGATCGGCATTCTGATCTGTTACGATTGCGAGTTCCCGCTGCTGGGTCGTGCGCTGGCCGACTGTCACATTCTTCTTGTGCCCTCCTGCACGGAAACGCTGGCCGGGTATTGGCGTGTGCGCATCGGTGCCATGGCGCGCGCGCTTGAAATGCAATGCGTCAGTGTCATGTCATCGGTGGTTGGCATGGTCGAGTGGTCCGAGGCGGTCGATATCTCAACCGGCGCAGGCGGTGTGTTTGCACCACCGGACCGGGGATTTCCGCAGACAGGCGTGGTCAGCATTGGCGCGCTGGATGCGGCGGGGTGGACCATGGCAGACATTGATTTGCAGAGCATCCAGCATGTGCGCGAAGACGGCATTGTGCTGGGCCGAAAGCACTGGACAGAGCAATCAGGCCGTGATGCGCCTGCGCCAATCGTCGATTTACGCTGA
- the infA gene encoding translation initiation factor IF-1: MAKEDTLEFPGVVKELLPNATFRVELENGHEIIAHTAGKMRKNRIRVLAGDKVQVEMTPYDLTKGRINYRFK; the protein is encoded by the coding sequence ATGGCCAAGGAAGATACGCTCGAATTCCCCGGTGTCGTGAAGGAACTCCTGCCGAATGCGACATTCCGGGTCGAGCTTGAAAACGGCCATGAAATCATCGCACATACGGCAGGCAAGATGCGCAAGAACCGCATCCGCGTTCTGGCTGGCGACAAGGTTCAGGTCGAAATGACACCCTATGATCTGACAAAGGGTCGGATCAACTACCGCTTCAAATAG
- a CDS encoding Maf family protein, whose translation MFILGSGSPRRKELLAQIGVVPDDIRPPDINETPLKGELPRPYCARMAREKACAVDALPDDVVLCADTTVALGRRILGKPEDATEAAAFLKLLSGRRHRVITAIAVRVAERVWEKDVVSIVRMKSLSQAEIQSYIDSEDWRGKAGGYGIQGPAAALIPWISGSYTGIVGLPLAETAGLLQAAGYRGAS comes from the coding sequence TTGTTTATTTTGGGGTCAGGATCGCCGCGCCGCAAGGAATTGCTGGCGCAAATTGGCGTTGTGCCTGACGATATTCGCCCGCCCGATATTAATGAAACGCCCCTGAAGGGGGAATTGCCACGGCCCTATTGTGCGCGAATGGCGCGCGAGAAAGCCTGCGCGGTTGATGCGCTGCCCGATGATGTTGTGCTCTGCGCAGATACGACTGTCGCCCTGGGCCGCCGGATACTTGGCAAACCCGAGGATGCAACCGAGGCGGCGGCATTTCTCAAACTACTGTCCGGACGCCGGCATCGGGTGATCACGGCAATTGCCGTGCGCGTCGCCGAACGTGTCTGGGAAAAGGACGTGGTCAGCATCGTGCGCATGAAATCACTGTCGCAAGCGGAGATTCAAAGCTACATCGACAGCGAGGACTGGCGTGGCAAGGCGGGGGGATACGGCATCCAAGGCCCGGCAGCGGCATTGATTCCGTGGATCAGTGGGTCCTACACGGGCATCGTCGGGTTGCCTCTGGCCGAAACGGCCGGTCTGTTGCAGGCGGCGGGATACAGGGGGGCCTCATGA
- a CDS encoding ribonuclease E/G, whose protein sequence is MKGQTIILDHIENREAAALMVDGTLQDMLVASDQPRPGTIYRAIADRPVKGQGGMFLKTPDGSAFLRQVKGMAPGQAVLVQVSGYAEAGKAIPVAQKLLFKSRYVIVTPDAPGLNISRSIRDEAERDRLLEIAHEGAGGSGYGLILRSSCENADEEDIAQDIDTMMALASDVLNDAGGDMAVLATGDGPHLLAWRDWVNPGEVVTQAGSFETHGVLDALDRDLGVLQPLDGGASFYIEPTRALIAVDVNTGRDTSLAAGLNANLACARMLPRALRVKGLGGQIVLDLAPMPKKDRRRFETALRQAFKSCSVETALVGWTPLGHYELQRKRARVPLHEVLP, encoded by the coding sequence ATGAAGGGCCAGACGATCATTCTCGATCACATCGAAAACCGGGAAGCGGCTGCCCTGATGGTGGATGGCACCTTGCAGGATATGCTCGTAGCGTCGGATCAACCGCGCCCCGGTACGATTTACCGCGCGATTGCCGACCGGCCTGTCAAAGGGCAGGGGGGCATGTTCCTCAAGACGCCTGATGGGTCTGCGTTTCTGCGGCAGGTCAAGGGGATGGCCCCGGGGCAGGCGGTGCTGGTGCAGGTCAGTGGCTACGCCGAAGCGGGCAAGGCCATCCCCGTTGCGCAAAAACTGCTGTTCAAGAGCCGCTATGTGATCGTGACGCCGGATGCGCCCGGTCTCAACATCAGCCGCTCAATCAGGGATGAGGCGGAACGCGACCGCCTGCTGGAAATCGCCCACGAGGGCGCAGGCGGGTCCGGATACGGTTTGATCCTGCGGTCTTCCTGTGAGAACGCGGATGAAGAGGATATTGCGCAGGACATCGACACGATGATGGCGCTGGCATCCGACGTGCTGAATGATGCGGGCGGTGACATGGCCGTGCTGGCCACGGGGGACGGCCCGCATCTGCTTGCATGGCGCGACTGGGTCAATCCCGGTGAGGTGGTGACGCAGGCGGGTTCCTTTGAGACACATGGCGTGCTGGACGCATTGGACCGCGACCTTGGTGTCCTGCAACCGCTTGATGGGGGGGCAAGTTTCTACATTGAACCAACCCGGGCCCTGATCGCGGTGGACGTCAACACAGGGCGCGATACCTCGCTTGCGGCGGGGCTGAATGCAAATCTCGCCTGTGCGCGCATGTTGCCGCGTGCGTTGCGCGTCAAGGGGCTGGGGGGGCAGATTGTCCTTGATCTGGCCCCGATGCCGAAAAAGGATCGGCGTCGGTTTGAAACGGCGCTTCGGCAGGCGTTCAAAAGCTGTAGTGTGGAAACTGCGCTGGTGGGGTGGACGCCGCTGGGCCACTATGAGTTGCAGCGCAAACGGGCGCGTGTGCCCTTGCATGAGGTCTTGCCGTGA
- a CDS encoding DNA gyrase inhibitor YacG, giving the protein MSCPICGKPTVQAVSPFCSKRCADLDLARWFNGSYAVASENPDDADALQEALDAERENQPRPKPH; this is encoded by the coding sequence GTGAGTTGCCCGATCTGTGGAAAGCCGACTGTTCAGGCGGTGAGCCCGTTCTGTTCAAAACGATGCGCCGACCTTGATCTGGCGCGGTGGTTCAATGGCAGCTATGCGGTTGCCTCCGAAAACCCGGACGATGCGGATGCTTTGCAAGAGGCACTTGATGCAGAGCGGGAAAACCAACCCCGCCCCAAGCCGCATTGA
- a CDS encoding cation:proton antiporter family protein, with product MVFEVFAIGAAFIFGLAAKPLGLPPLVGFLTAGFVINAAGPRVGMPDTTGPILEYIANLGVLILLFTVGLKLKIKQIGEPHVVGVSLLHFALSVALFTPLARAFFTDDWTVALLVGIALAFSSTVLAAKMLESKREMGTFHGRTAIGILIVQDIIALVVLAIFSGKVPGPWALLIFATPLLRPFLHKLLDWAGHDEVLVLAGMALALVIGGYGFEVIGLKGEIGALVMGLLLSNHPRASELSDALWSLKEVFLVGFFLSIGMSGLPDWDALVFAIVLGLMLPLKGILFFFLLVAFRLRARTAFLSALSLTVYSEFGLIVATGIPAAEPFVVPLAIAVSVSFLIAAPVNRLAHPLYERFENRLHRFERVTRHPDEQPADLGDADVMIFGMGRTGSATYEVLIHNGSRPIGLDADTYKAAAHVKAGRNVVFADAEDSNFWSSVDLSKIKSAVLAMDDLEAKLIATRTLRAKGFTGPIVTHALHEEHIDLMKEAGANQTYLTMQEAGRSLAHHAAGTTGVDPLSDK from the coding sequence ATGGTTTTTGAAGTCTTCGCAATCGGCGCTGCATTCATCTTTGGCCTTGCGGCAAAACCGCTGGGGCTGCCACCGCTGGTGGGTTTTCTGACTGCGGGATTCGTCATCAACGCCGCCGGGCCGCGTGTCGGCATGCCCGATACGACCGGGCCGATCCTTGAATATATCGCAAACCTCGGTGTCTTGATTCTACTCTTCACGGTGGGCCTCAAGCTGAAGATCAAACAGATCGGCGAGCCGCATGTTGTCGGTGTGTCCCTGCTGCACTTTGCCTTGTCGGTTGCGCTTTTCACCCCGCTGGCGCGCGCATTTTTCACCGATGACTGGACGGTGGCCCTGCTGGTCGGCATCGCACTGGCGTTTTCCTCGACCGTGCTGGCCGCCAAAATGCTGGAATCCAAACGCGAAATGGGCACATTCCATGGCCGCACCGCCATCGGCATTTTGATCGTGCAGGACATCATCGCGCTTGTTGTGCTGGCGATCTTTTCGGGCAAGGTGCCGGGACCCTGGGCGCTGCTGATCTTTGCCACGCCCCTGTTGCGCCCGTTTTTGCACAAGCTGCTCGACTGGGCGGGCCATGACGAGGTGCTGGTGCTCGCAGGCATGGCGCTTGCGCTTGTCATCGGCGGTTACGGGTTCGAGGTCATCGGGCTAAAGGGCGAGATCGGCGCGCTTGTGATGGGCCTGCTGTTGTCCAATCACCCGCGCGCAAGCGAGTTGTCAGACGCCCTTTGGTCGCTGAAGGAGGTATTCCTCGTCGGGTTCTTTCTGTCGATTGGCATGTCGGGCTTGCCGGACTGGGACGCGCTCGTCTTTGCCATCGTGCTGGGGCTGATGCTGCCGCTCAAGGGGATCCTGTTCTTTTTCCTGCTTGTAGCCTTCCGCCTGCGGGCCAGAACCGCGTTTCTGTCCGCCCTCTCGCTGACGGTCTACAGCGAATTCGGCCTGATCGTGGCCACCGGCATACCGGCAGCGGAACCCTTCGTGGTGCCGCTTGCCATCGCTGTATCGGTATCCTTCCTGATCGCGGCACCAGTCAACCGGCTGGCCCATCCGCTTTACGAACGCTTTGAAAACCGTTTGCACCGGTTTGAGCGGGTGACGCGCCACCCCGATGAGCAGCCCGCGGATCTCGGGGATGCGGATGTGATGATTTTCGGCATGGGACGCACCGGCTCCGCCACGTATGAGGTGCTGATCCACAACGGGTCCCGCCCGATCGGGCTGGATGCGGACACCTACAAGGCCGCAGCCCACGTCAAAGCCGGGCGCAATGTGGTATTTGCCGATGCCGAAGACAGCAATTTCTGGAGCAGTGTCGATCTGAGCAAGATCAAATCGGCGGTTCTGGCGATGGATGATCTGGAGGCAAAGCTGATCGCGACCCGCACGTTGCGCGCCAAAGGGTTTACAGGTCCGATCGTGACCCATGCCCTGCATGAGGAGCACATTGATCTGATGAAAGAGGCCGGCGCCAATCAGACCTATCTGACCATGCAGGAAGCGGGGCGCAGCCTCGCGCACCACGCCGCCGGCACCACGGGCGTCGATCCCTTGTCGGACAAATGA
- a CDS encoding RrF2 family transcriptional regulator: MQLDKFTDYALRILMTLAVRAPARVATSEIATLFGLSENHLSKVSTQLVREGFVLSERGRNGGLTLARAPERILVGAVVRTMTRKAHVVECFGTDKSCLILPSCGLRQPLAEAQEAFFATLDHYTLADVTRSRHGLGALLNPQFANT; encoded by the coding sequence ATGCAACTGGACAAATTCACCGACTATGCCCTGCGCATCCTGATGACGCTGGCGGTGCGCGCACCGGCACGGGTTGCCACGTCAGAAATAGCGACGCTGTTCGGGCTATCGGAAAACCATTTGTCCAAGGTTTCGACACAGCTTGTCCGTGAGGGTTTTGTCCTTTCGGAGCGGGGACGCAATGGCGGCCTGACCCTCGCGCGCGCGCCCGAGCGCATTCTCGTCGGCGCGGTTGTGCGCACGATGACGCGCAAGGCACATGTGGTGGAGTGTTTTGGCACGGACAAATCCTGCCTGATCCTCCCCTCCTGCGGATTGCGCCAGCCCTTGGCAGAGGCGCAAGAGGCTTTCTTTGCGACGCTGGATCACTATACGCTGGCTGACGTGACACGGTCACGGCACGGCCTTGGCGCCTTGCTGAACCCACAATTCGCCAATACCTGA
- a CDS encoding DUF6522 family protein produces MKQVEINESGFVVDATLLAEAFALEPGDVQGLMRKGEITSLSETGVGEDAGRARLTFHYGDRALRLVVDQTGAILKRTSFTAKSRTPARADIAPEV; encoded by the coding sequence ATGAAACAGGTGGAAATCAACGAAAGCGGTTTCGTGGTTGACGCCACATTGCTGGCCGAGGCCTTTGCGCTGGAGCCGGGCGATGTGCAGGGCCTGATGCGCAAGGGCGAGATCACATCCCTGAGCGAAACAGGTGTTGGGGAGGATGCGGGGCGCGCGCGGCTGACCTTTCACTATGGTGACCGCGCGCTTCGACTTGTCGTCGATCAGACCGGTGCGATCCTGAAACGCACCAGTTTTACCGCAAAATCCCGCACCCCGGCGCGTGCTGACATCGCGCCGGAAGTGTAA